One window from the genome of Alnus glutinosa chromosome 13, dhAlnGlut1.1, whole genome shotgun sequence encodes:
- the LOC133854515 gene encoding acid beta-fructofuranosidase-like, with protein MEGCTLPCSYTPLPHEPLPAESTPARRRPPKKATLVVFSGLLMLGLFLAIINGYRDSDVHAPLDKLTSSMSFPSEPLQPVSRGLSAGVSEKSNPVLASVNAMSFPWNNTILSWQRTAYHFQPEKNWMNDPNGPMFYKGWYHFFYQYNPNGAVWGDIVWGHAVSKDLIHWLHLPLAMMADEWYDINGVWTGSATLLPDGQVMMLYTGSTNESMQVQNLAYPSNLSDPLLINWVKYSGNPVLLPPPGIDLKDFRDPTTAWYTSDGKWHIAIGSKVNTTGITLVYHTKDFKSFELLDGVLHAVPDTGMWECVDFYPVSKSAEQGLDTSVNGAEVKHVFKTSLDIDKHDYYALGTYDEKAHVKWVPDDPKIGIGIRYDYGIFYASKTFYDVRKGRRVLWGWIGESDSENADVKKGWASVQSIPRTVLLDTKTGTNLLQWPVEEVDSLRLSSKEFDKVEVRAGAVVPLDVDTATQLDIVAEFEIDKEALERTNETNVEFISCSTSGGAAGRGALGPFGLLVLADESLSEYTPVYFYVAKGADGNLKTFFCVDQTRSSEASDVNKQVYGSSVPVLKDEKLSVRLLVDHSIVESFVQGGRTCITSRVYPTKAIYEATRLFLFNNATEATVTCSLKIWQMNSAFIRPFHPDDHQHT; from the exons ATGGAAGGTTGCACCCTTCCATGCTCGTACACTCCTCTCCCCCATGAACCCCTCCCTGCAGAATCAACTCCGGCGAGGCGCAGGCCGCCCAAGAAGGCTACCCTCGTTGTCTTTTCTGGGTTGTTGATGCTTGGTCTATTTTTGGCCATTATCAATGGTTATAGGGATTCAGATGTCCATGCACCATTGGATAAGTTAACATCATCAATGTCATTTCCGTCGGAGCCCTTGCAGCCGGTGTCACGTGGGTTATCCGCCGGCGTATCGGAGAAGTCGAACCCGGTACTGGCCAGCGTCAATGCGATGTCGTTTCCATGGAACAATACCATTTTGTCCTGGCAGAGGACAGCTTACCATTTCCAGCCAGAGAAGAATTGGATGAATG ATCCTAATG GCCCTATGTTCTACAAGGGATGGTACCACTTTTTCTACCAGTACAATCCTAATGGAGCAGTGTGGGGTGACATAGTTTGGGGGCATGCGGTGTCCAAGGACTTGATCCATTGGCTTCACCTCCCTTTGGCAATGATGGCTGATGAGTGGTATGACATAAACGGTGTTTGGACAGGGTCTGCAACACTCCTTCCTGATGGCCAAGTTATGATGCTTTACACTGGATCCACTAATGAGTCAATGCAGGTTCAAAATCTTGCATATCCTTCCAACCTGTCTGATCCCCTCCTCATCAACTGGGTCAAGTACTCTGGCAACCCAGTTCTTCTCCCGCCACCGGGCATCGATTTGAAGGACTTCCGTGACCCAACAACGGCTTGGTACACATCGGACGGGAAATGGCACATTGCCATTGGATCCAAGGTCAACACAACAGGCATTACTCTGGTCTACCACACTAAGGACTTTAAGAGCTTTGAGCTTTTAGATGGGGTGCTCCATGCTGTCCCTGACACTGGCATGTGGGAGTGTGTTGACTTCTATCCTGTGTCAAAAAGTGCTGAACAAGGTTTGGACACATCGGTTAATGGGGCTGAAGTGAAGCACGTATTCAAAACAAGCCTTGACATTGATAAGCACGATTATTATGCACTTGGGACTTATGATGAGAAGGCTCATGTTAAATGGGTTCCCGATGACCCTAAGATTGGTATTGGAATTAGGTATGACTATGGGATCTTTTATGCATCCAAAACCTTCTATGATGTGCGCAAGGGAAGGAGGGTGTTGTGGGGTTGGATTGGAGAGTCCGATAGTGAAAATGCTGATGTCAAGAAGGGCTGGGCATCAGTTCAG AGTATTCCAAGGACAGTGTTGCTTGATACAAAGACTGGTACCAATTTGCTTCAATGGCCGGTGGAGGAGGTAGACAGTTTGAGACTGAGCAGCAAAGAGTTTGACAAGGTGGAGGTGAGGGCAGGAGCAGTTGTTCCACTAGATGTTGACACAGCCACACAGTTGGACATTGTGGCCGAGTTTGAGATAGACAAGGAGGCTTTGGAGAGGACAAACGAAACCAATGTGGAATTCATCAGCTGCAGCACCAGCGGTGGAGCTGCTGGACGCGGTGCACTGGGACCTTTTGGTCTGCTTGTTCTTGCAGATGAGAGCCTTTCTGAGTACACTCCTGTGTATTTCTATGTTGCCAAAGGAGCTGATGGCAATCTCAAAACTTTCTTCTGTGTTGATCAAACAAG GTCTTCGGAGGCAAGTGATGTTAATAAACAAGTTTATGGGAGCTCTGTTCCGGTactaaaagatgaaaaattatcTGTGAGGTTACTG GTGGATCATTCAATAGTTGAAAGCTTTGTTCAAGGTGGGAGGACATGCATCACGTCGCGTGTTTATCCGACAAAGGCAATCTACGAGGCTACTCGCCTATTTCTTTTCAACAATGCTACCGAGGCCACTGTAACTTGTTCACTCAAGATATGGCAAATGAATTCTGCGTTCATACGCCCCTTTCACCCTGATGATCACCAACATacttaa